The Tatumella ptyseos genome segment ATGGCGAGAATGATCATCGCCACTTTGAAACCGGCCAGAATATATTCCCCTAACATTTCGAAAAAGCTCTGTTTTTCATGAAGCTTTTCTAGCGAAATCGGTGCATCGTCTTGCTGGCGTGTCGGATTAATAATCGACAAAATGATGAAGGTACTGAACATATTCAGAAGTAATGCGGTCACGACATAGCGCGCATCAATCATCGACATATAGGCGCCAACAATCGAGAGTGACACCGTCGACATGGCGGTCGCCGCCATGGTGTAGAGGCGTTTCGGTGGGATATCAGCCAGGATACCTTTATAGGCGATAAAGTTCTCAGACTGCCCCAAAATTAAGGTACTCACAGCATTAAAGGATTCAAGTTTTCCCATCCCATTCACTTTAGACAGCAAGGTGCCGATAATCCGTATTAATAGCGGTAAAATCTTCCAATGCTGCAAAATACCAATTAATGCTGAAATAAAGATAATCGGGCATAATACACCGAGAAAAACGAACGCCAGCCCTTGTTGATGAAGACCGCCAAAAACAAAATCTGTACCTTGAGCGGCAAAGCCGAGTAAGGCTTCAAAAAATCCACTGACGCCACCGACTAAGGCTAATCCCGCCGACGAATGTAAGCAAAACCAGCCAATAGCGCCCTCAATAATTAGCAGTTGTAAGAGGAAACGTATTCGAATCTGTTGACGATCATGGCTGACGAGAAACGCCAGTAGTCCAATCACGGCAAGGGCGAGGATAAAATGTA includes the following:
- a CDS encoding NupC/NupG family nucleoside CNT transporter gives rise to the protein MLTLLHFILALAVIGLLAFLVSHDRQQIRIRFLLQLLIIEGAIGWFCLHSSAGLALVGGVSGFFEALLGFAAQGTDFVFGGLHQQGLAFVFLGVLCPIIFISALIGILQHWKILPLLIRIIGTLLSKVNGMGKLESFNAVSTLILGQSENFIAYKGILADIPPKRLYTMAATAMSTVSLSIVGAYMSMIDARYVVTALLLNMFSTFIILSIINPTRQQDDAPISLEKLHEKQSFFEMLGEYILAGFKVAMIILAMLIGFIALISAINALFSVLFGYSFQQLLGYLFSPLAWLVGIPKQDALRAGSIMATKLVSNEFVAMIDLQKIAGEFTAKGLGVLSIFLVSFANFASIGIVAGAVKGLNEKQGNIVSRYGWKLVYGSTLVSLLSATFASLFL